A stretch of the Planktothricoides raciborskii GIHE-MW2 genome encodes the following:
- a CDS encoding PhoX family phosphatase, producing the protein MKIKRRHFLMFLGMSIGAACTGRPNAPVSQDIISKTTGLSFQPIFGPMPLDVNQINVSEQAQAFSNYEVMDDLVLPEGFSYEVIAAWGDKLGASRVGYNNDYLSFIATSENEGYLTANFEYISGKTWMQTYEKFIGKSLPFAEVIKALKDKKGKIDAYSLPENNPLKEKIRQISLEALEDQGMGVMFLRRDSQGKWQRVPSPGERRISGIAGLKGHYLKATGPAVAIFNQQKKQGYDDNLGAKIVGTFANCAGGTSPWGTVFSAEENFQDQVPEPVYADGSSFAPGERPFVISGDIDGQGNVLGLAGNKYGWMVEVDPANPNDYGTKHTWLGRYRHEAVAFLAVAGKPLAVYSGCDRRGGHFYKFVSKGIVSQPKDKANSQLMNEGMLYAAVFEPGGKGRWLPLSPETPVNPVMPSTVAGGMVLLPKRPEGGIFEIKKDQEAIAFKQKYKTLGDLYNGNAQEKQGAILIDAHFAANAAGATCTARPEDSETGTDGTIYIAFTSGSPGGDGSPDLQIFSGPNGEPWEYGWIMSLKEDENNPSSLTFQWDMLAMGGEPADGGAGFSNPDNVMIDPANNVWMVTDISTDKHNNPKDKKRQGCFGNNSIWHIPTSGENAGNAYLFGIGPMDCEMTGIFFTPDQKTLFLSVQHPGEQNGIRQNSASETRDFVMKTTDGQEFTQKRIVPIGSNWPGKEENDPPRPAIVAIRRLNSQAIT; encoded by the coding sequence ATGAAAATTAAACGTAGACATTTCCTCATGTTTCTCGGTATGAGCATTGGTGCGGCTTGTACTGGTCGCCCCAATGCCCCCGTCTCCCAAGATATTATCAGCAAAACCACTGGTCTAAGCTTTCAGCCCATCTTTGGACCAATGCCTTTAGATGTGAATCAGATTAATGTGAGCGAACAAGCCCAAGCATTCAGTAACTATGAAGTAATGGATGATTTAGTCTTACCAGAAGGTTTCAGCTATGAGGTAATTGCTGCCTGGGGGGATAAATTAGGAGCTTCTCGTGTCGGTTACAACAATGACTATCTTTCCTTTATTGCCACCAGTGAAAATGAAGGATATTTGACCGCTAATTTTGAATATATCAGCGGCAAAACTTGGATGCAGACTTATGAGAAATTCATCGGTAAATCCCTGCCTTTTGCGGAAGTAATCAAAGCCCTAAAAGACAAAAAAGGTAAAATTGATGCCTATAGTTTGCCAGAGAACAATCCCCTGAAAGAAAAAATTCGGCAAATTTCTCTAGAAGCTTTAGAAGACCAGGGAATGGGGGTAATGTTCCTCCGCCGAGACAGCCAGGGGAAATGGCAGCGCGTCCCATCCCCAGGGGAACGGCGCATTTCTGGAATTGCTGGGTTAAAAGGTCATTATTTAAAAGCAACTGGCCCCGCAGTCGCGATTTTTAACCAACAAAAAAAACAAGGATATGATGATAATTTAGGGGCAAAAATTGTCGGCACTTTTGCCAATTGCGCCGGAGGAACTTCGCCTTGGGGAACGGTATTTAGTGCTGAAGAAAATTTCCAAGATCAAGTGCCAGAACCAGTCTATGCTGATGGTTCTTCTTTTGCCCCAGGGGAACGACCGTTTGTGATTTCTGGAGATATTGACGGACAAGGAAATGTTTTGGGTTTAGCGGGGAATAAATACGGCTGGATGGTGGAAGTTGACCCGGCTAATCCCAATGATTATGGCACGAAACATACTTGGTTGGGACGGTATCGCCACGAAGCGGTGGCATTTTTGGCGGTAGCGGGTAAACCTTTGGCGGTCTATTCTGGGTGCGATCGCCGGGGCGGTCACTTCTACAAATTTGTCAGCAAAGGCATTGTTTCCCAGCCCAAAGATAAGGCAAATTCCCAATTAATGAATGAGGGAATGTTGTACGCGGCAGTATTTGAACCGGGAGGAAAAGGCCGTTGGTTGCCCCTGAGTCCAGAAACTCCGGTTAATCCCGTGATGCCTTCCACCGTTGCCGGGGGAATGGTGTTATTGCCCAAACGTCCAGAGGGGGGTATTTTTGAGATTAAAAAAGATCAAGAGGCGATCGCCTTTAAACAAAAATACAAAACCCTTGGGGATTTATATAATGGCAATGCCCAAGAAAAACAAGGGGCAATTTTAATTGATGCTCACTTTGCCGCCAATGCTGCGGGAGCCACCTGCACTGCCCGTCCCGAAGACTCAGAAACCGGAACTGATGGCACTATTTATATTGCCTTTACTTCTGGTTCTCCCGGTGGAGATGGTAGCCCGGATTTACAAATATTTTCTGGTCCCAATGGAGAACCCTGGGAATATGGGTGGATTATGAGCCTAAAAGAAGATGAAAATAACCCCAGTTCCCTGACTTTTCAGTGGGATATGTTAGCAATGGGCGGTGAACCCGCCGATGGGGGCGCGGGTTTTTCTAATCCTGATAACGTAATGATTGATCCAGCCAATAATGTCTGGATGGTCACGGATATTTCCACCGATAAACATAACAATCCCAAAGACAAAAAACGTCAAGGTTGCTTTGGCAATAACTCAATTTGGCATATTCCCACCAGTGGAGAAAATGCCGGAAATGCTTACTTATTTGGCATAGGTCCAATGGATTGTGAAATGACCGGGATATTTTTTACCCCGGATCAAAAAACCTTATTTTTATCAGTCCAACATCCGGGAGAACAGAATGGAATTCGCCAAAACAGCGCCAGTGAAACTCGTGATTTTGTGATGAAAACCACCGATGGCCAAGAGTTTACCCAAAAACGCATTGTTCCCATTGGTTCTAATTGGCCTGGTAAAGAGGAAAATGACCCACCTCGACCGGCGATCGTGGCTATTCGCCGCTTAAATTCCCAGGCAATTACCTAA
- a CDS encoding glyoxalase-like domain protein codes for MVLTVSLMSSLTTLFASFPLDSLLSTQGIMVMLLAAYAVAMWMFLTSAPKVYTVMVSDLEIAKQFYEGLLELPAAEVPLHYYYNYEQTLGSASIDPLYMSPVTTAPTRTEMNGTEGLWYQIKKNTQLHVISGASLGNKNRQRHVAFDHDCLEQLLLRVQSYGVKYKIRRDKPLNFLVKDIEGRVIEMSEASG; via the coding sequence ATGGTCTTAACCGTTAGTCTAATGTCTAGTTTAACCACCCTCTTCGCATCATTCCCCCTGGATAGTCTCTTATCCACTCAAGGGATCATGGTGATGCTGCTGGCTGCTTATGCAGTAGCCATGTGGATGTTCCTCACCAGTGCGCCCAAAGTTTACACCGTAATGGTGTCGGATTTGGAAATTGCCAAGCAGTTTTATGAAGGTTTGTTGGAACTGCCAGCGGCGGAAGTTCCCCTACACTATTACTATAACTACGAGCAAACCCTCGGTAGTGCCAGTATCGATCCGCTTTATATGTCCCCTGTAACTACGGCACCCACCCGGACGGAAATGAATGGAACTGAGGGACTCTGGTATCAGATTAAAAAAAATACCCAACTTCATGTCATATCGGGTGCGAGTTTAGGGAATAAAAACCGGCAACGTCATGTAGCCTTTGACCATGACTGTTTAGAACAACTTCTATTGCGGGTTCAAAGCTATGGAGTTAAGTATAAAATTCGCCGGGATAAGCCACTCAATTTCCTGGTAAAAGATATTGAAGGGCGAGTGATTGAAATGTCAGAGGCTTCTGGTTAA
- a CDS encoding high light inducible protein gives MARSGFVNSEENRLNNFAVEPTMYVDETPRTGFTEYAEKLNGRLAMIGFISLIALEAFTGQGVIGFLHSL, from the coding sequence ATGGCACGTTCCGGTTTTGTCAACAGCGAAGAAAATAGATTGAACAACTTTGCAGTCGAACCCACAATGTATGTGGATGAAACTCCTCGCACTGGCTTTACTGAATATGCAGAAAAGCTCAACGGTCGTCTGGCAATGATTGGATTTATTTCTCTGATAGCTTTAGAAGCATTCACGGGTCAAGGAGTAATCGGATTTTTACACAGTCTCTAA
- a CDS encoding ADP-ribosylglycohydrolase family protein: protein MQGSPVLSGLMGVCVGDALGVPVEFTSRGDRLKNPVTAMIGWGTYNQPPGTWSDDSSLTFCLADSLCQGFDLNAIARSFCRWFRERYWTPHWEVFDIGNTTLQAIWNLQHGAPPSESGARSDRSNGNGSLMRILPMAFLYKNLPFTELIDRTHQVSGITHAHPRSLIACGIYLSIAINLLQGKDLKSAYLQGLENISPLYQSAPYVQELSHFKRVFNGDIDRLSINEIHSSGYVIDTLEASLWCLLNTDNYADAVLKAVNLGQDTDTTAAVTGGLAGIYYGFENIPQEWVDQIARKDDIIKLANRLDVSLSS, encoded by the coding sequence ATGCAGGGTTCTCCGGTTTTGTCAGGGTTGATGGGTGTTTGTGTGGGCGATGCTTTGGGGGTGCCCGTGGAGTTTACTTCCCGTGGCGATCGCCTAAAAAATCCGGTGACAGCGATGATCGGTTGGGGGACATACAATCAGCCACCGGGTACTTGGTCTGATGATAGTTCTCTGACTTTTTGTTTGGCGGATTCTTTGTGTCAGGGTTTTGATTTAAATGCGATCGCCCGTTCTTTTTGTCGCTGGTTTCGTGAGCGTTATTGGACACCCCATTGGGAAGTGTTTGATATTGGCAATACGACCTTACAAGCGATTTGGAATTTACAACACGGCGCCCCACCGTCTGAGTCGGGGGCAAGGAGCGATCGCAGCAACGGCAATGGTTCTCTGATGCGAATCTTGCCGATGGCATTTCTGTATAAAAATCTACCGTTTACCGAGTTAATTGACCGAACCCATCAAGTATCAGGGATTACTCATGCTCATCCGCGATCGCTGATAGCCTGTGGAATTTATCTGAGTATTGCCATCAATTTATTACAAGGAAAAGATTTAAAATCTGCCTATCTGCAAGGACTAGAAAATATTAGTCCCCTCTATCAATCCGCCCCCTATGTTCAGGAACTTAGTCATTTTAAACGGGTATTTAATGGAGACATTGACCGCCTCAGCATCAATGAAATTCATTCTAGTGGATATGTGATTGATACCTTAGAGGCATCTCTGTGGTGTTTACTCAATACCGATAACTATGCGGACGCGGTGTTAAAAGCGGTAAATTTAGGACAAGATACCGACACCACTGCCGCCGTCACCGGGGGTTTAGCGGGAATTTATTATGGGTTTGAAAATATTCCCCAAGAATGGGTAGATCAAATTGCCAGAAAAGACGATATTATCAAACTAGCGAATCGTTTGGATGTTTCTCTTTCGTCCTGA